One part of the Acinetobacter sp. XS-4 genome encodes these proteins:
- a CDS encoding DHCW motif cupin fold protein: MNIAPFPFQITNWEEIEVTEYSGETGKAYWKTQFFGEETNKIRVRLVEYSANYLADHWCEKGHILFCLEGELESRLKDGRTFTLTSGMSYQVGDNSEPHQSFSLNGAKLLIVD; this comes from the coding sequence ATGAATATCGCGCCTTTTCCATTTCAAATTACAAACTGGGAAGAAATTGAAGTCACTGAATATAGCGGTGAAACTGGAAAAGCTTATTGGAAAACTCAATTTTTTGGTGAAGAAACAAATAAAATAAGAGTAAGGCTTGTGGAGTATTCAGCAAACTACTTGGCAGACCATTGGTGTGAAAAAGGGCACATATTATTTTGCCTAGAAGGCGAGCTAGAAAGTAGATTGAAAGACGGAAGAACATTCACTTTAACTTCAGGCATGAGTTATCAAGTTGGAGATAATTCAGAGCCACATCAGTCTTTTAGCCTGAATGGTGCAAAGTTACTTATAGTTGATTAG
- a CDS encoding GNAT family N-acetyltransferase — protein MSLSKVSPSLIETSRLYLRKFIKGDEISLFYEYCGDVESAKYLQRKAHSDIDQTRKMLEVWGGEKWHNQDHNFAWIISERQENLAIGLIIFSFNEHRGEVHFGIGRKFQKQGLMLEALNSLIGYLKENSTLNMLETFCDVENVRAQNVLIKCGFIKSKILKDWAKFPLLDDHPRDCIQYVFNINN, from the coding sequence ATGAGCCTATCCAAAGTATCTCCATCTCTCATCGAAACGAGTCGTTTGTATTTACGCAAATTTATTAAGGGCGATGAGATTTCTCTATTTTATGAATATTGCGGCGATGTAGAGTCAGCAAAATATCTCCAGAGAAAAGCACATAGTGATATCGATCAAACTAGAAAAATGCTAGAAGTATGGGGTGGAGAGAAATGGCACAATCAAGATCATAATTTTGCTTGGATCATTAGCGAACGCCAAGAAAATTTGGCGATCGGTTTAATCATATTTAGCTTTAATGAACATCGTGGAGAAGTACATTTTGGCATCGGGAGAAAATTTCAAAAACAAGGGCTGATGCTAGAAGCATTAAACTCTTTAATCGGCTATTTGAAGGAAAATAGTACTTTAAATATGCTGGAGACTTTTTGCGACGTAGAAAATGTTAGAGCTCAAAATGTACTTATTAAGTGTGGGTTTATAAAGAGTAAAATTCTAAAAGATTGGGCAAAATTTCCTTTACTTGATGATCACCCAAGGGATTGTATTCAGTATGTTTTTAATATAAATAATTGA
- a CDS encoding DUF262 domain-containing protein, which translates to MQTSDQEALLKAIHDSRDEIKTDNGRLSVSEIITRYKEKELILDPNFQRMFRWSIGQKSRLIESILLGIPLPPVFVAIDKNGCEIVIDGVQRLSTILEFAKNLPFSINKKALEEEDEEEQSEEEQSEEEQVEVEQQEEINKIEETSSDTYKSFNLQNLKKITELNGKNWDDLGVVVQRLINKTYISVISISAVKNEHTKFELFQRLNTGGTHLSPQEIRNCLIIMRDEGVYKKLAAFAVSKEFTRILGISSNKIKEDYPMELLVRYLVAKRNKFKIEDYSLSYTEIRDFFDEEIIRLIGDDSFDVDQEISELSRAVDLLDTSLKGLSFKKNFRGSFSNSAFEVILVGLVENIDKYSSTNIKDKITEVYANEEFILHTKHGKKALDRFVNLTEISRRIFK; encoded by the coding sequence ATGCAAACTTCAGATCAAGAAGCTTTACTTAAAGCTATTCATGATTCGAGAGATGAGATTAAAACAGATAATGGACGTTTAAGCGTTTCAGAGATTATTACAAGATATAAAGAAAAGGAGCTAATTTTAGATCCAAATTTTCAACGGATGTTTAGATGGTCAATAGGGCAGAAGTCTCGTCTGATAGAGTCGATTCTATTAGGAATTCCTTTACCTCCAGTTTTTGTAGCGATTGATAAAAATGGATGTGAAATAGTTATAGATGGTGTACAAAGATTATCCACCATTTTGGAGTTTGCGAAAAATTTGCCATTTTCAATTAATAAAAAGGCTTTAGAGGAGGAGGACGAAGAAGAGCAATCTGAAGAGGAGCAATCTGAAGAAGAACAAGTTGAAGTAGAGCAACAAGAGGAAATTAATAAAATAGAAGAAACATCTTCTGATACATATAAAAGTTTTAATCTGCAGAATTTAAAAAAGATTACTGAGCTCAATGGTAAGAATTGGGATGATTTGGGTGTAGTAGTTCAGAGACTTATTAATAAAACATATATCTCTGTTATTTCAATCTCAGCAGTAAAAAATGAGCATACTAAATTTGAACTTTTCCAGAGATTAAATACAGGGGGAACTCATCTTTCACCACAAGAAATTAGAAATTGTCTAATTATTATGAGAGATGAAGGTGTTTATAAGAAATTAGCAGCTTTTGCTGTGAGTAAAGAATTTACAAGGATTTTAGGAATTTCTTCAAATAAAATAAAAGAAGACTATCCAATGGAACTATTAGTCCGTTATTTAGTGGCTAAAAGAAATAAGTTTAAAATAGAAGATTATTCATTATCTTATACAGAAATTAGAGATTTCTTTGATGAAGAAATAATTAGGTTGATAGGAGATGATAGTTTTGATGTTGATCAAGAAATAAGTGAACTTAGCCGAGCAGTTGATCTACTTGATACTTCATTGAAGGGTTTATCTTTTAAGAAAAACTTTAGAGGTTCTTTCAGTAACAGTGCTTTTGAAGTAATTTTAGTCGGTTTAGTTGAGAATATTGATAAATATAGTTCTACCAATATTAAGGATAAAATTACAGAAGTGTATGCTAATGAAGAATTTATTCTGCATACTAAACATGGAAAAAAGGCACTTGACCGCTTTGTTAACTTAACAGAAATTTCTAGAAGAATATTTAAATGA
- a CDS encoding MAE_28990/MAE_18760 family HEPN-like nuclease, which yields MIDLARLETLLSEELSWRRSEINRLHITAESSLTDGESRIHTALNKSLTLLLYSHWEGFIKKSSLIYLQYISDQQCNMADLSINFKILALRKSMKKLANAHPKDGGRTVKLSSVLGYFSEYDEVVTGRYFIKTYYDDADKYKNNSLINTESNLNKNVFSSILENLGMKIHDYYLEDLIPPFRNCLVSEEDKSLIAQVIDQTLLKCRNHNAHGRENSEHAVLSFETLKYLKQIILVMMQQFSDDILEYSTEKYYLEINKESKETYHESANQTLKQTIQDILVEYHSRLEDIDIIEGNA from the coding sequence ATGATTGATTTAGCAAGACTAGAAACACTTTTGTCAGAAGAGTTAAGCTGGAGAAGAAGCGAAATCAATAGACTGCATATTACAGCAGAAAGCTCTCTGACAGATGGTGAAAGTAGAATCCATACGGCTTTAAATAAGTCCTTAACACTGCTTCTCTACAGTCATTGGGAAGGTTTTATTAAGAAAAGTTCTTTAATATATTTGCAATATATTTCAGATCAACAATGTAATATGGCTGATTTAAGTATTAATTTTAAGATTTTAGCTTTAAGAAAAAGTATGAAAAAACTGGCAAATGCACACCCTAAAGATGGAGGAAGAACAGTTAAATTATCTTCAGTATTGGGCTATTTTTCTGAATATGATGAGGTGGTAACTGGAAGATATTTTATAAAAACTTATTATGATGATGCTGATAAATATAAAAATAACAGCTTAATTAATACGGAAAGTAATCTTAATAAAAATGTTTTTTCGAGTATTCTTGAAAATTTAGGTATGAAAATACATGATTACTATTTAGAAGATTTAATCCCTCCATTTAGGAACTGTTTAGTTAGTGAAGAGGATAAGTCACTAATAGCTCAGGTAATTGATCAAACGCTATTAAAATGCCGTAATCATAATGCACATGGCAGAGAGAATAGTGAACATGCTGTTTTGAGCTTTGAAACTTTAAAGTATCTTAAGCAGATAATATTGGTAATGATGCAACAATTTAGCGATGATATTTTGGAATATTCTACTGAGAAATATTATCTTGAAATAAATAAAGAAAGTAAAGAAACCTATCATGAAAGTGCTAATCAAACATTGAAACAAACTATTCAAGATATTTTAGTTGAATATCATTCAAGGTTGGAAGATATAGATATAATTGAGGGGAATGCATAG
- a CDS encoding Eco57I restriction-modification methylase domain-containing protein, with the protein MEHIDLNQDQFLQQRSHIERKKLGQYFTGLQIAKFMARLSRIKLSTKNIVILDAGAGAGILGICAAYHAVKMGHNKISLICYEIDSAILPLLKQHLEETKESLEAIDIKFDYEIRVSDFVLSPPTEFFDLCCINPPYFKYSSISPYAKSAKDLFKGDPNIYALFVARALDRLKPEGEIIFITPRSFTNGLYFKNFRKYLIQNSSIDNIHIFKSRRDAFKNTEALQENVILKLTKSGTQKNITVTSSYGVDDLELPEINIYPSKLIIDKNTSELFIRIPENKKDADILELVERWPNTFKDLDYFISTGPVVEYRAGDFTKDLENIESIPLINAHHISNLEVKWTGAHPKDRNFNLINGFSKWVVDNNYYVVIRRISSKDQKKRLTTAVYIPSNSKQKYVAFENHINFIGSKSRKMSKEEAYGLVLILRSDMYDTYFRNISGNTQVNATEIKTLKLPSLDLIKKIGKCWIDNKIKEKNIDEILKDTLRK; encoded by the coding sequence ATGGAACATATTGACCTAAATCAAGATCAATTCTTACAACAAAGATCGCACATAGAGCGAAAAAAGCTTGGACAATATTTTACTGGATTACAAATAGCCAAATTTATGGCGAGATTATCCCGCATAAAGCTATCTACAAAAAATATTGTAATTTTAGATGCGGGTGCAGGTGCAGGTATTTTGGGTATTTGTGCCGCCTATCATGCTGTTAAAATGGGCCATAATAAAATTTCTCTTATATGCTATGAAATAGACTCAGCAATTCTTCCTCTACTTAAGCAGCACTTGGAAGAGACAAAAGAAAGTTTAGAAGCTATTGATATAAAATTTGATTATGAAATAAGAGTATCAGATTTTGTACTTTCGCCTCCTACTGAATTTTTTGATCTTTGTTGTATAAATCCCCCTTATTTTAAATATTCTTCAATTTCACCTTACGCGAAATCAGCCAAGGATTTATTCAAGGGTGATCCTAATATCTATGCTCTATTTGTGGCAAGAGCATTAGATAGATTAAAACCTGAAGGAGAAATTATTTTTATTACTCCTAGAAGTTTCACTAATGGTTTATATTTCAAAAACTTCAGAAAATATCTCATCCAAAATAGCTCAATAGATAATATACATATTTTTAAATCAAGAAGAGATGCCTTTAAGAATACTGAAGCACTACAAGAAAATGTCATTCTAAAGTTAACAAAATCAGGGACTCAAAAAAATATTACTGTTACAAGCTCGTATGGTGTCGATGACCTTGAACTACCTGAGATAAATATATATCCATCTAAATTAATAATAGATAAAAACACATCAGAATTATTTATTAGAATTCCTGAAAATAAAAAAGATGCAGATATTTTAGAGTTGGTAGAAAGATGGCCTAATACATTCAAAGATTTAGATTACTTTATTTCAACAGGGCCAGTAGTTGAATATAGAGCAGGAGATTTCACCAAAGATTTAGAGAATATTGAGTCTATTCCCCTAATTAATGCACATCATATAAGCAATCTAGAAGTAAAATGGACTGGAGCACATCCTAAAGATCGTAATTTTAATTTAATTAATGGTTTTTCTAAATGGGTAGTGGATAATAACTATTACGTTGTTATTCGCAGAATAAGTTCAAAAGATCAAAAAAAACGTTTAACTACAGCAGTCTATATCCCATCCAACAGCAAACAGAAATATGTTGCTTTTGAAAATCACATTAATTTTATTGGTTCTAAATCTAGAAAAATGTCCAAAGAAGAAGCCTATGGCTTAGTATTAATATTAAGATCAGATATGTATGATACTTATTTTAGAAACATTTCAGGTAATACTCAAGTCAATGCTACTGAGATTAAAACATTAAAATTACCTTCATTAGACCTTATAAAAAAAATTGGAAAATGCTGGATAGATAATAAAATTAAAGAAAAAAACATTGATGAAATTTTAAAAGACACTCTTAGAAAATAA
- a CDS encoding helix-turn-helix transcriptional regulator, whose protein sequence is MNDLPSRIGLLIRKSRVEKKITQEKLALLCNIDRSYLGRIERGEVNITVVKLYEIAAVLKVQPRELLPDI, encoded by the coding sequence ATGAATGATTTACCTAGTCGAATTGGACTTTTAATTAGGAAATCTAGAGTAGAAAAGAAGATTACACAGGAGAAATTAGCTTTACTTTGTAATATTGACAGAAGCTACTTAGGTCGTATAGAGCGTGGGGAAGTTAACATAACAGTGGTAAAATTGTATGAAATTGCTGCTGTATTGAAGGTTCAACCAAGAGAACTTTTACCAGATATATGA
- a CDS encoding surface-adhesin E family protein: MNNKFLFHCSILFALSVSLSHGANWTAISIKDDHSLYYDEESIKIVNGDTNLKQVWQKVIFRIDTENTRKNDYMLSLEYFNCEDGKRALKKLYIYNANRTLKYNFTHEKLKFEDIVPESFSEIVFKSVCLKA; this comes from the coding sequence ATGAATAATAAGTTTTTATTTCACTGTAGTATCTTATTCGCTCTATCGGTATCGCTTTCACATGGAGCAAACTGGACAGCTATTTCTATTAAAGATGATCATTCACTTTATTATGATGAAGAATCAATCAAAATTGTTAATGGTGATACAAATTTAAAGCAAGTATGGCAAAAAGTAATCTTTCGCATAGATACTGAAAATACGCGTAAAAATGACTATATGCTTTCTTTAGAATACTTTAATTGTGAGGATGGAAAAAGGGCATTAAAAAAACTCTATATTTATAATGCGAATAGAACCCTTAAGTATAATTTTACCCATGAAAAATTGAAGTTTGAAGATATTGTTCCAGAGTCATTCAGTGAAATTGTTTTTAAATCAGTTTGTTTAAAAGCTTAG
- a CDS encoding YfjI family protein: MKDFSLQQNYQNVINSINWKAPQYFGTELLPVKKLEREMLPRELADYVFGEARRADNMSPDLIAICLITALGSLLGSRVGIKPKKLDDWNVVPNLWGAIVAPPSSKKSPAMNIGTRPLDILIDKAKALYTKKCKDFEVTNLVYQAQEKKLKEMLRKAETAEEQEKIVCNLMELQNKSLVSPTLKRYMTNDSTPEALAEIQKDNPAGILSKRDELIGLLSSLDQNDTDTGRSYYLEGWNGTGSYTFDRVMRGNGHIKNHCLSVLGGIQPDKLITYLEKSINGLGNDGLLQRFQLLAYPDVDDWKYVDEKPNKEIRQNIYNLFEKIDALEFQDFIEIGAHSTDKNEFRPYFNFCEDAQELFIEWTTNLHTKKIPSEEYPIIQEHLSKYGKLMPSLALIFHIIECIQHNYNGEVSKTATELAIHWCNYLETHAKRVYGLVTHSSTLRANILLQKIQKIPSNHSWYSEGFTARLIAQKKWKNLTTVEFVNDALEVLVENHCVEFMESELSDKGGRPSKRFFINPQIRK; the protein is encoded by the coding sequence ATGAAAGATTTTTCTTTACAACAAAACTATCAAAACGTCATAAATTCAATTAACTGGAAAGCACCACAATATTTCGGTACTGAGCTTTTACCTGTAAAAAAATTAGAACGGGAAATGCTTCCTCGAGAATTGGCAGATTATGTATTTGGTGAAGCAAGAAGAGCGGACAATATGTCCCCTGATTTGATAGCCATCTGTTTAATTACAGCCTTAGGTTCGTTGCTAGGTTCTCGAGTTGGTATTAAACCTAAAAAATTAGATGACTGGAATGTTGTACCGAACCTCTGGGGGGCAATTGTAGCTCCACCAAGTAGTAAAAAATCTCCAGCAATGAATATTGGCACCCGCCCTTTAGATATTTTAATTGATAAAGCAAAAGCTCTTTATACAAAGAAGTGTAAAGATTTTGAGGTGACTAATTTAGTGTATCAAGCTCAAGAAAAAAAATTGAAGGAAATGTTAAGAAAGGCTGAGACTGCTGAGGAACAGGAAAAAATTGTATGCAATTTAATGGAGTTACAAAATAAAAGTTTAGTATCGCCAACTTTGAAAAGATATATGACTAACGATTCTACCCCAGAGGCATTAGCTGAAATCCAAAAAGACAATCCTGCTGGTATTTTAAGCAAACGGGACGAATTAATAGGTTTACTTTCATCACTTGATCAAAATGATACTGATACAGGTCGATCGTATTATCTAGAAGGGTGGAATGGGACAGGCTCATATACTTTTGACAGAGTTATGCGGGGAAATGGACATATAAAAAACCATTGTTTATCCGTTCTGGGTGGTATCCAACCAGATAAATTGATCACTTACTTAGAAAAGTCAATCAACGGACTTGGCAATGACGGGCTTTTACAAAGATTTCAATTATTAGCTTATCCTGATGTTGATGATTGGAAATATGTAGATGAAAAGCCAAATAAAGAAATTCGCCAAAATATTTATAATCTTTTTGAGAAAATAGATGCACTAGAATTTCAAGATTTTATTGAAATTGGAGCACACTCTACAGATAAAAATGAATTCAGGCCGTACTTTAACTTTTGTGAGGATGCCCAAGAACTTTTTATCGAATGGACAACCAACTTACATACTAAAAAAATTCCTTCAGAGGAATATCCAATTATTCAAGAGCATCTATCAAAATATGGTAAGTTGATGCCAAGTTTAGCTCTTATTTTCCATATCATTGAATGTATTCAACACAATTACAATGGAGAAGTTAGCAAAACGGCAACGGAGCTGGCAATCCATTGGTGTAATTATCTTGAAACACATGCAAAACGAGTCTATGGTTTAGTTACTCACTCATCAACACTACGAGCAAATATACTTCTACAGAAAATTCAAAAAATTCCATCGAATCATAGTTGGTATTCTGAAGGATTTACTGCAAGATTAATTGCACAAAAAAAGTGGAAGAATTTAACAACAGTTGAATTTGTAAATGATGCTCTTGAAGTTTTAGTAGAAAATCATTGTGTAGAATTTATGGAATCTGAACTATCGGATAAAGGTGGGCGTCCTTCAAAACGTTTTTTTATAAATCCCCAAATTCGTAAATAG
- a CDS encoding AlpA family phage regulatory protein, translating to MPKQNITFNLSGYARMAEIATTAERKARTYVNKHGKTIKIKGKPAKKGILPLGESTIWDKVRSGDFPQPIRLSTRLTVWRIEDIEEWIKSKEVEV from the coding sequence ATGCCAAAGCAAAATATAACTTTTAATCTCTCTGGTTATGCTCGCATGGCTGAAATAGCAACTACAGCAGAGCGAAAAGCTAGAACATATGTAAACAAACATGGTAAAACCATAAAAATAAAAGGGAAACCAGCTAAAAAAGGCATTCTTCCTTTAGGAGAATCAACTATTTGGGATAAAGTACGCTCAGGTGATTTTCCACAACCTATTCGTTTATCCACAAGACTGACGGTATGGCGAATAGAAGACATTGAAGAATGGATTAAATCAAAAGAAGTTGAGGTTTAA
- a CDS encoding integrase arm-type DNA-binding domain-containing protein produces MAKQSNKLTAKTVKNLKYDSNPQGKNKHSDGGGLYLLTHKNGSKYWRLDYRRPISRKPNTFAIGVYPEISLEQARLKRDEIKKLLSNGVDPAQERNNQRNELKANLENTFKKYSEEWLKIRELEGKVDSETIRKLNKDILPFIGDMPVTSFTVEQLEKDVTEQIVKRGALESARRVKSIIGMILKLALKKRIISYNPAYDITLPKPIRGNHNAIVSERELKELLIKIWQYRAENPRARKRTELALKLSAYIYQRPNEVRGLLWKSVDFENHCLSFKASKTYQDHIVPLSRQSFDILKELEQLKTTSKFVFPSTKTNLECMSEDTIRQALIRLGYKGKHTAHGFRATARTLLGEEIEYRIDIIEHQLAHTVKDPNGTAYNRTKFLKRRRQLMQLWSDYLDTLRQGGDVSVFKPQDNDNSFI; encoded by the coding sequence ATGGCAAAACAATCAAATAAGTTAACAGCTAAAACCGTTAAAAATCTAAAATATGACTCTAATCCACAAGGTAAAAATAAACATTCTGATGGTGGAGGTTTATATTTATTAACGCACAAGAATGGTTCAAAATATTGGCGTCTAGACTATCGTCGTCCTATTAGTAGGAAACCAAATACTTTTGCAATTGGGGTATACCCAGAAATTTCACTTGAGCAAGCAAGACTTAAACGAGATGAAATTAAAAAACTTCTTTCGAATGGAGTTGATCCTGCTCAAGAAAGAAATAATCAACGTAACGAACTAAAAGCCAATTTAGAAAATACATTTAAAAAATATTCAGAAGAATGGCTGAAGATCAGAGAACTAGAGGGTAAAGTCGATAGTGAAACTATTCGAAAATTAAACAAAGATATATTGCCCTTTATTGGTGATATGCCTGTTACCAGTTTTACAGTAGAACAGTTAGAAAAAGATGTAACAGAACAAATTGTCAAACGGGGTGCTCTTGAGTCAGCAAGAAGAGTTAAATCAATCATAGGAATGATTCTAAAACTTGCACTCAAGAAGCGTATAATTTCTTATAACCCTGCGTATGATATTACCCTCCCGAAGCCTATTAGAGGCAATCACAATGCTATTGTTAGTGAAAGGGAGCTAAAAGAATTACTTATCAAAATCTGGCAATATAGAGCTGAAAATCCTCGAGCACGAAAAAGGACTGAGCTTGCGCTCAAACTATCAGCTTACATTTATCAGCGGCCAAATGAAGTACGAGGTTTATTGTGGAAATCAGTAGATTTTGAAAATCATTGTTTGAGTTTTAAGGCTAGTAAAACATATCAAGATCATATTGTTCCCCTATCACGTCAATCATTTGACATTCTAAAAGAACTAGAACAATTAAAAACAACTTCCAAATTTGTTTTCCCTAGTACGAAAACAAATTTGGAATGCATGAGTGAAGATACCATTCGCCAAGCCTTAATTCGTTTAGGATATAAAGGAAAACACACAGCTCATGGCTTTCGTGCTACTGCAAGAACCTTATTGGGTGAAGAAATAGAATATCGAATAGATATTATTGAACATCAACTCGCCCATACCGTAAAAGATCCAAATGGTACGGCTTATAACCGTACTAAATTTTTAAAGCGCAGAAGGCAACTTATGCAATTATGGTCTGACTATCTAGATACCTTACGACAAGGGGGAGATGTTTCAGTTTTTAAACCTCAAGATAATGATAATTCTTTTATTTAA
- a CDS encoding potassium transporter Kup, with protein MQNTAKKATLPATALAALGVVFGDIGTSPLYALKESFHAAHGLGIQPENVLGILSIIFWCLMLIISIKYVAIVMRADNNGEGGIMALLALNLRKAKIADNKKIYMIAIGFIGASLFFGDGIITPAISVLSAVEGLSIATNVFDPFIMPIAITIIIALFLVQKHGTAFVGKFFGPITMVWFLSLGLLGLHSVIQTPVVLGMFSPHWAIQFIYHHPVMTFFVMGAVVLTVTGGEALYADMGHFGPVPIRLAWFFVVLPCLVLNYAGQGALLLRDPAAIQNPFYLLVPQWALYPMIIMATMATVIASQAVISGVFSLARQAIQLGYLPRLSIKHTSESEEGQIYVPFLNWLLLIAIIILILIFKTSSNLASAYGLAVTLTMLCDTILVAVFIYSAWKWSMPKVLLLIIPFFILESVLVAATSLKILSGGWVPLLIGAIAVTILMTWKRGRELTFAKLEHDTLSLDLFVKSIGNSVHWVPGDAVFMTGTPNVVPHAMLHNIKHNKVLHQRNILVTVVIEDVPFVAPEERISTETLAEHFFRIKIFYGFKDEMNVPKALMQAYEQLGLEYDLMHISFFISRDRIVHSVGDGMSPWREKLFISMQRNTSPVSDFYQIPTNRVVELGSQIEI; from the coding sequence ATGCAAAATACGGCCAAAAAAGCAACCTTGCCTGCCACGGCTTTGGCAGCTCTTGGGGTGGTCTTTGGAGATATTGGAACAAGTCCACTCTACGCCTTAAAAGAGTCCTTCCATGCAGCGCATGGGTTGGGAATTCAGCCTGAAAACGTATTAGGAATTTTATCCATTATTTTTTGGTGCTTAATGCTGATCATCAGCATCAAGTATGTCGCTATTGTCATGCGTGCAGATAACAATGGCGAAGGCGGAATCATGGCCTTACTCGCATTGAACCTGCGTAAAGCCAAAATTGCCGACAACAAAAAAATCTACATGATTGCGATTGGCTTTATTGGCGCATCACTATTTTTTGGTGATGGTATTATTACCCCAGCGATTTCAGTACTGTCGGCAGTCGAAGGCTTGTCTATTGCAACCAATGTGTTTGACCCGTTCATCATGCCAATTGCGATCACCATTATCATCGCGTTATTTTTGGTACAAAAACACGGTACGGCCTTTGTCGGCAAGTTTTTTGGCCCGATCACGATGGTGTGGTTCTTATCGTTAGGATTATTAGGCCTTCACAGCGTCATTCAGACTCCTGTGGTGTTAGGCATGTTTAGTCCGCATTGGGCGATTCAGTTTATTTATCACCACCCCGTAATGACCTTTTTTGTTATGGGTGCTGTCGTTTTAACAGTCACTGGTGGTGAAGCACTGTATGCCGATATGGGACATTTTGGACCAGTTCCAATTCGCCTCGCATGGTTCTTTGTGGTGTTACCGTGCTTGGTTTTAAACTACGCAGGTCAGGGTGCCTTACTATTAAGAGACCCAGCGGCGATTCAAAACCCATTCTATTTATTGGTGCCGCAGTGGGCACTTTACCCAATGATTATTATGGCGACCATGGCAACCGTGATTGCTTCTCAAGCCGTAATTTCTGGGGTGTTTTCACTTGCTCGCCAAGCGATTCAATTGGGTTATTTACCACGTTTAAGTATTAAACATACCTCTGAGTCTGAAGAAGGTCAGATCTATGTTCCTTTCTTAAACTGGTTACTTTTAATCGCAATTATTATCTTAATTTTGATTTTCAAAACCAGCTCAAACTTGGCAAGTGCATATGGTCTAGCTGTCACTTTAACCATGCTGTGTGACACGATTTTGGTTGCTGTATTCATCTATTCGGCTTGGAAGTGGAGCATGCCAAAAGTGCTACTCCTGATTATTCCGTTCTTTATTTTAGAGTCAGTTTTAGTCGCAGCAACTTCACTTAAAATCTTGTCGGGCGGTTGGGTACCATTATTAATTGGTGCGATTGCTGTGACCATCTTAATGACATGGAAACGTGGTCGTGAGCTTACTTTTGCCAAGCTCGAACACGATACTTTATCGCTAGATTTGTTTGTGAAAAGTATTGGTAATAGTGTGCACTGGGTGCCGGGTGATGCTGTCTTTATGACGGGTACGCCAAACGTTGTGCCGCATGCCATGCTGCATAACATCAAGCACAATAAAGTGCTGCATCAGCGTAATATCTTGGTAACAGTAGTCATTGAAGACGTACCATTTGTTGCACCAGAAGAGCGTATTTCAACAGAAACTCTAGCTGAGCATTTCTTCCGTATTAAAATCTTCTACGGCTTTAAAGATGAAATGAATGTACCAAAAGCACTTATGCAAGCTTATGAGCAGTTAGGTCTTGAATATGACTTGATGCACATCAGCTTCTTTATTTCGCGCGACCGTATTGTTCATTCGGTGGGCGACGGTATGTCTCCATGGAGAGAAAAACTATTTATCTCTATGCAGCGTAACACCAGTCCAGTGAGTGACTTCTACCAAATTCCAACCAACCGTGTAGTTGAGTTAGGTAGCCAAATCGAAATCTAA